Proteins from a genomic interval of Medicago truncatula cultivar Jemalong A17 chromosome 3, MtrunA17r5.0-ANR, whole genome shotgun sequence:
- the LOC25489875 gene encoding probable magnesium transporter NIPA6 isoform X2 yields MYTSSNLIGFILAVVSGAFIGSSFIIKKKGLQRAGLNGTPASVGGYGYLLQPLWWIGMVTMIVGEIANFVAYIYAPAVLVTPLGALSIIVSAVLAHFMLGEKLQKMGMLGCLLCIVGSTEIVLHAPQEKSLTSVLEIWLLAVQPAFLLYTASAIAVAFFLILYCAPRYGQTNIFVYIGICSIIGSLTVMSVKAIGIAIKLTLDGANQFVYFQTWIFTMVAISCIITSLNYLNMALDTFNTAVVSPIYYALFTSFTILASAIMFKDYSGQSISSIASELCGFITVLSGTTVLHSTRVPDPPVSTVQMCTVPCLQKYHGISKATVNNGNRRKTMDRPLI; encoded by the exons ATGTACACCTCCAGCAATTTGATTGGCTTCATCTTGGCCGTTGTTTCTGGCGCTTTCATCGGCTCCAGCTTCATCATCAAGAAAAAAGGTCTCCAACGTGCCGGTCTTAACGGCACTCCTGCTA GCGTCGGAGGCTATGGCTATCTTCTTCAACCTCTTTGGTGGATCGGCATGGTTACTA TGATTGTTGGAGAAATTGCGAATTTTGTAGCATACATTTATGCGCCGGCGGTTCTTGTTACTCCACTTGGTGCTTTGAGTATTATCGTTAG TGCTGTATTGGCTCATTTCATGTTGGGTGAGAAGTTACAGAAAATGGGCATGCTTGGGTGTCTTCTATGCATTGTTGGGTCCACTGAGATCGTGCTCCATGCACCCCAAGAAAAGTCTCTTACTTCTGTGCTAGAAATATGGCTTTTGGCTGTTCAACCAG CATTTCTCTTGTACACAGCCTCGGCAATAGCTGTGGCGTtctttttgattttatattgtGCACCTCGCTATGGCCAAACTAATATCTTCGTTTACATTGGAATATGCTCCATAATTGGATCATTGACT GTCATGAGTGTAAAAGCAATTGGCATTGCTATTAAACTTACATTAGATGGTGCAAACCAGTTTGTTTACTTTCAGACATGGATTTTTACAATGGTTGCCATTTCCTGCATCATTACCAGTTTAAATTACCTTAATATG GCATTGGATACTTTCAACACAGCAGTCGTTTCTCCAATCTACTATGCCTTGTTCACATCTTTTACAATATTAGCCAGCGCAATTATGTTTAAG GACTATTCTGGACAAAGTATAAGCAGCATTGCATCAGAGCTATGTGGTTTCATCACTGTTTTATCCGGAACAACTGTATTGCACAGTACCAGAGTACCAGATCCTCCAGTCAGTACAG
- the LOC25489876 gene encoding protein PSK SIMULATOR 1, translating into MSSNNNSSKIELLVWFSQFMGGLCSRSSQDVDRVFANSSDADADSDHNKPNPTTPPHPPQTMDRNNNPPGQLFYDGIPLYADKPRAKQPTTVAKVSEVSSRIGRAGLGKAVEVLDNLGSSMANLNAGSGFVSGSAIKGSEISILAFEVANTIVKGFHLLESLSTKSIRHLKEEVLLSETVHDLVSKDKDELLTIVAADKRQELKVFSDEVIRFGNRSKDPQWHNLDRYFEKISKESSAQRLSRDEAESMMKQLMTSVQFTAELYHELHALDRFEQDIEHKGEEEDQRGDSLAFLRAEIKSQRKQIKHLKKKSLWCRSLEEVIEKLVDIVHFLHLEISNNFGSADGEKPIIGNIGNRQRLGPAGLALHYANIVLQIDTLVARSISMPANTRDTLYQNLPPNIKLALRSKLPSFHVVEELTVADIKDEMEKTLHWLVPIATNTSKAHHGFGWVGEWANTGSEGNKKVFQGGAMRIETFHYADKDKVEHYILELLLWLHRLAIKSKAGSNAGKVKSAIKPSVGATLEETNNQSPNALSSFLTIDERNMLQDVSRKPKMKGNSKSLDFDSLKPTLSEKCRLTKSSSLSSSKSKGLSFNRILSKLPVIDFDIDKERALNVIDRLDVVR; encoded by the exons atgagttcaaataataattcttcaaagATTGAATTATTGGTTTGGTTTTCTCAATTCATGGGAGGTCTTTGTTCAAGGTCCTCCCAAGATGTTGACCGTGTCTTCGCCAATTCCTCCGATGCCGATGCCGATTCCGATCATAATAAGCCTAACCCCACCACTCCTCCTCACCCACCCCAAACCATGGACAGAAATAATAATCCTCCCGGACAACTTTTCTACGACGGAATCCCACTCTACGCCGATAAGCCTAGGGCTAAACAACCTACTACTGTTGCTAAA GTCTCAGAGGTGAGTTCGCGCATTGGACGAGCTGGATTGGGGAAGGCGGTGGAGGTTTTGGACAATCTTGGGAGCAGCATGGCAAATTTAAATGCTGGCAGTGGGTTTGTTTCTGGATCTGCAATAAAGGGGAGTGAAATTTCCATCTTAGCATTCGAGGTTGCAAACACTATTGTCAAAGGTTTTCATCTACTGGAATCTCTTTCCACAAAAAGTATTAGGCATCTAAAAGAAGAGGTGCTTCTTTCAGAGACTGTGCATGATTTAGTGTCAAAGGATAAGGATGAACTTCTTACGATTGTTGCTGCAGATAAAAG GCAGGAGTTGAAAGTTTTTTCCGACGAGGTGATTCGTTTTGGAAATCGTTCAAAGGATCCTCAATGGCACAACTTAGACCGTTACTTTGAGAA GATTAGCAAAGAGTCAAGTGCTCAAAGACTCTCAAGAGACGAGGCAGAATCAATGATGAAACAATTGATGACTTCAGTCCAATTTACAGCT GAGCTGTACCACGAACTTCATGCATTGGACAGATTTGAACAAGACATTGAGCATAAGGGTGAAGAGGAGGATCAAAGAG GTGATAGCCTTGCATTCTTGAGAGCAGAAATTAAAAGTCAAAGGAAGCAAATTaaacatttaaagaaaaaatcactATGGTGTAGAAGTTTGGAGGAG GTTATTGAGAAGCTTGTAGACATTGtacattttttacatttggagaTAAGCAATAACTTTGGGAGTGCAG ATGGCGAAAAGCCAATAATTGGAAACATTGGCAATCGCCAAAGATTGGGCCCTGCTGGTCTTGCTTTGCATTATGCAAATATAGTGCTTCAAATTGATACTCTT GTAGCCAGGTCTATTTCTATGCCTGCAAATACAAGGGATACATTGTATCAAAACTTGCCCCCTAATATAAAATTAGCTCTACGTTCCAAATTGCCATCCTTTCATGTTGTAGAAGAG CTCACTGTAGCGGATATCAAAGATGAGATGGAGAAAACATTACATTGGTTGGTTCCAATTGCCACAAACACATCCAA AGCACATCATGGCTTTGGCTGGGTAGGGGAGTGGGCGAACACAGG CTCCGAGGGGAATAAGAAAGTTTTCCAAGGTGGTGCAATGCGGATTGAGACATTCCACTATGCTGATAAAGACAAAGTAGAACATTATATTCTTGAACTTCTCTTATGGCTTCACCGCTTGGCCATCAAAAGCAAGGCTGGCAGTAATGCTGGCAAAGTGAAGTCTGCCATCAAGCCCTCTGTTGGGGCTACCTTAGAAGAGACAAATAATCAGTCTCCAAATGCACTGTCATCATTTTTAACAATCGATGAGCGAAACATGCTGCAGGATGTAAGTAGGAAACCAAAGATGAAAGGAAATAGTAAAAGCTTGGACTTTGACAGTCTGAAGCCTACATTGAGTGAGAAATGCAGACTGACCAAGAGTAGCAGTCTTTCATCAAGTAAAAGCAAGGGATTATCTTTTAATAGGATTTTGTCAAAGCTTCCTgtgattgattttgatattgacAAAGAACGAGCATTGAACGTGATCGACAGACTAGATGTGGTCAGATAA
- the LOC25489877 gene encoding translation factor GUF1 homolog, chloroplastic: MATELCGGSLFLSVKTQRLLHHSQRTPITATSFFSSSSKPRFTFSRRNSSVFCRVASTDTVSNFDSPAKDGQDRLSKVPVSNIRNFSIIAHIDHGKSTLADKLLQVTGTVPQREMKEQFLDNMDLERERGITIKLQAARMRYVFENEPYCLNLIDTPGHVDFSYEVSRSLAACEGALLVVDASQGVEAQTLANVYLALDNNLEIIPVLNKIDLPGAEPDRVLKEIEEVIGLDCSNAILCSAKEGIGIMDILNAIVARVPPPSDTSKKPLRALIFDSYYDPYRGVIVYFRVVDGTIKKGDRVYFMASGKDYFADEIGVLSPNQLQAEELFAGEVGYLSASIRTVADARVGDTITHHFRKADNLLPGYEEATPMVFCGLFPIDADQFPELRDALEKLQLNDAALKFEPETSSAMGFGFRCGFLGLLHMEIVQERLEREYNLSLITTAPSVVYRVNCANGDTVECSNPSLLPEPGIRRSIEEPVVKIEMLTPKDYIGPLMELAQERRGQFKEMKFMSEIRASLTYELPLAEMVGDFFDQLKSRSKGYASMEYTVTGYKESDLTKLDIQINGECVEPLATIVHRDKAYSVGRALTLKLKELIPRQMFKIPIQACIGAKVIASESLSAIRKDVLAKCYGGDITRKKKLLKKQAEGKKRMKSIGKVDVPQEAFMAVLKLEKEVL; the protein is encoded by the exons ATGGCCACGGAACTTTGTGGCGGGTCTCTATTCTTATCCGTTAAAACTCAACGGTTACTCCACCATTCTCAACGAACACCAATAACCGCCACTAGTTTCTTCAGTTCCTCATCCAAACCTCGCTTCACCTTTTCCCGCCGCAATTCCTCCGTCTTCTGCCGCGTTGCCAGCACCGACACCGTCTCTAACTTCGACTCCCCTGCTAAAGATGGCCAGGATCGTCTCTCTAAAGTGCCGGTGTCGAATATACGGAACTTTTCCATCATTGCTCATATTGACCATGGGAAGTCCACGTTAGCGGATAAGTTGCTTCAGGTTACTGGTACTGTGCCACAGCGAGAAATGAAGGAACAGTTTCTTGATAATATggatttagagagagaaagaggcaTCACTATTAAGCTTCAG GCTGCTCGAATGCGTTATGTGTTTGAAAATGAACCATATTGCTTAAATTTGATAGATACTCCTGGACACGTCGACTTCTCCTACGAG GTTTCTCGATCACTCGCTGCGTGTGAGGGTGCTCTCCTTGTAGTAGATGCTTCTCAG GGGGTTGAAGCACAAACACTAGCTAATGTTTATTTAGCTTTGGATAACAACCTAGAAATTATCCCT GTTTTGAACAAAATAGATCTTCCAGGTGCAGAACCAGATCGAGTTCTCAAAGAGATTGAAGAG GTTATAGGTCTAGACTGTAGCAATGCCATTCTCTGCTCTGCAAAG GAAGGAATAGGTATAATGGACATTCTCAATGCAATTGTTGCAAGAGTTCCCCCACCTTCTGATACATCAAAGAAGCCACTGAGGGCTTTAATATTTGATAG TTACTACGATCCATATAGAGGTGTTATTGTATACTTCCGAGTTGTAGATGGCACAATAAAGAAAGGCGACAGAGTTTATTTTATGGCTAGTGGTAAG GATTATTTTGCCGATGAAATTGGAGTTTTGTCTCCCAATCAACTTCAAGCTGAAGAGTTGTTTGCTGGTGAG GTGGGCTATCTATCTGCATCAATAAGAACAGTAGCTGATGCCAGAGTGGGTGACACGATCACCCACCATTTTAGAAAGGCAGACAATTTACTCCCTGGATATGAGGAAGCCACTCCTATGGTGTTCTGTGGCCTGTTTCCTATTGATGCTGACCA ATTTCCCGAGCTACGGGATGCACTTGAGAAGCTTCAACTCAATGATGCTGCACTGAAG TTTGAACCTGAAACCTCAAGTGCTATGGGATTTGGCTTTAGATGTGGGTTTCTGGGTCTTCTCCACATGGAAATTGTTCAG GAGAGACTTGAGAGAGAATACAATTTGAGCCTGATAACTACTGCTCCAAGTGTTGTATACAGAGTGAACTGTGCTAATGGTGATACT GTTGAATGCTCAAATCCATCTTTGCTTCCTGAGCCTGGTATAAGAAGATCAATTGAGGAGCCAGTTGTTAAG ATTGAGATGCTTACGCCAAAGGACTATATTGGCCCGCTTATGGAACTGGCTCAAGAAAGAAGAGGGCAGTTCAAAGAAATGAAATTTATGAGTGAAATTAGGGCGTCGCTCACCTATGAATTACCACTAGCTGAG ATGGTTGGTGATTTCTTTGACCAATTAAAGTCAAGAAGTAAGGGTTACGCTAGTATGGAGTATACTGTTACCGG ttaCAAAGAAAGTGATTTAACTAAACTCGACATACAGATAAATGGTGAATGTGTAGAGCCGTTGGCTACAATTGTGCACAGAGATAAG GCGTATTCTGTGGGAAGGGCTTTGACTCTAAAGTTGAAGGAGCTCATACCACGGCAAATGTTTAAAATACCAATTCAA GCATGCATAGGAGCTAAAGTGATTGCTAGTGAATCTTTATCTGCAATAAGGAAAGATGTATTAGCCAAATGCTACG GTGGGGACATTACGAGAAAAAAGAAACTGCTTAAGAAACAG GCTGAAGGAAAGAAGAGAATGAAATCAATTGGTAAAGTTGATGTGCCTCAAGAAGCCTTTATGGCAGTTTTGAAACTTGAGAAGGAGGTACTCTGA
- the LOC25489878 gene encoding phosphatidylinositol 4-phosphate 5-kinase 1 — protein MQETLLTTISELQHHNTNAKKNEEMEVVIVSSSSPCRRPPRTRRVSPTPVEKHLPNGDVYSGSLSGNTPHGKGKYVWKDGCMYEGEWKKGKAWGKGKFSWPSGATYEGDFISGAMEGSGTFVGVEGDTYKGEWVSDRKHGFGEKCYANGDVYEGWWRCNLQDGEGRYMWRNGNEYVGEWKCGAICGNGVLIWKNGNRYVGCWENGVPKGKGVFTWRDGSVSSGNWGNDENKRVSVSVDDGSKSVVFPRICIWELDGEAGDITCDIVDNVEACMFYRDGSESENGVVGYGHSQKSPCYYSIDGDVKKPGYTVCKGHKNYDLILNLQLGIRYCVGKHASVPRELRSGDFDPKEKFWTRFPPEGSKFTPPHQSVDFRWKDYCPVVFRHLRELFAIDPADYMLAICGNDTLREMSSPGKSGSFFYLTQDDRFVIKTLKKSEVKVLIRMLPSYYQHVSQYKNSLVTKFLGVHCVKPIGGQKTRFIVMGNVFCSEYRIHKRFDLKGSSHGRTTDKLRKEIDETTTLKDLDLSFAFRLEQSWFQELKWQLDRDCEFLEAEGIMDYSFLIGLHFRDDYSSDEMKSSPNELISGKRDMQNDDTQDMRWIPIGRGPLIRLGINMPARAERVCKAGLDQQQTGSSKSTPSESSGEISDVILYFGIIDILQDYDISKKLEHAYKSLQVDPTSISAVDPKLYSKRFRDFIHRIFVEDK, from the exons ATGCAAGAAACATTATTAACTACTATTTCAGAGTTACAACACCATAAcacaaatgcaaagaaaaacgAAGAAATGGAAGTAGTAAtagtatcatcatcatcaccatgtCGTCGACCACCGCGAACACGGCGCGTGTCACCAACGCCAGTAGAAAAACACCTCCCAAACGGCGACGTATACAGCGGAAGTTTATCAGGAAACACACCACACGGCAAAGGTAAATACGTATGGAAAGATGGATGCATGTATGAAGGAGAATGGAAGAAAGGAAAAGCATGGGGGAAAGGGAAATTCTCATGGCCATCAGGAGCAACTTATGAAGGTGATTTTATTTCAGGGGCTATGGAAGGTTCTGGTACTTTTGTTGGTGTGGAAGGTGATACTTATAAAGGTGAGTGGGTTTCTGATAGGAAACATGGGTTTGGTGAGAAATGTTATGCTAATGGTGATGTGTATGAGGGATGGTGGAGGTGCAATTTGCAAGATGGGGAAGGGAGGTATATGTGGAGGAATGGTAATGAGTATGTTGGTGAGTGGAAATGTGGTGCTATATGTGGTAATGGTGTTTTGATTTGGAAGAATGGGAATCGTTATGTCGGTTGTTGGGAGAATGGTGTTCCTAAAGGGAAAGGTGTTTTTACGTGGCGGGATGGGAGTGTTTCGTCCGGGAATTGGGGTAATGATGAGAATAAGAGGGTTTCTGTGAGTGTGGATGATGGTTCTAAGAGTGTGGTTTTTCCTAGGATTTGTATTTGGGAGCTTGATGGGGAAGCTGGTGATATTACTTGTGATATTGTTGATAATGTCGAAGCTTGTATGTTTTATAGAGATGGAAGTGAATCGGAGAATGGTGTTGTAGGGTATGGACATTCACAGAAGAGTCCTTGTTATTATTCGATTGATGGAGATGTTAAGAAACCGGGTTATACTGTTTGTAAGGGACATAAGAACTATGATTTGATTCTTAATCTTCAATTGGGTATTAG atatTGTGTTGGGAAGCATGCTTCGGTGCCTCGAGAGCTTAGGTCGGGAGATTTTGATCCAAAGGAGAAATTCTGGACAAGGTTTCCTCCAGAAGGTTCTAAGTTTACGCCTCCGCATCAATCGGTGGATTTTAGATGGAAAGACTACTGCCCTGTGGTGTTCAG GCATCTGAGGGAATTATTTGCTATCGATCCTGCGGATTACATGCTTGCTATTTGTGGCAATGATACATTGAGGGAAATGTCTTCTCCTGGAAAAAGTGGAAGCTTCTTTTACCTTACTCAAGATGACCGATTTGTTATCAAAACCTTGAAGAAGTCTGAAGTCAAG GTGCTCATCAGGATGCTTCCTAGTTACTATCAACATGTTTCTCAGTACAAGAACTCGTTGGTTACGAAATTCCTAGGAGTTCATTGTGTCAAACCTATTGGAGGACAAAAG ACTCGATTTATTGTAATGGGCAATGTGTTTTGTTCGGAGTATCGAATTCATAAGCGATTTGACCTCAAAGGTTCATCTCATGGTCGGACAACCGATAAACTCCGTAAGGAGATTGATGAGACTACTACTCTTAAAGACCTTGACCTTAGTTTTGCCTTTCGCCTGGAGCAGTCTTGGTTTCAAGAGCTAAAATG GCAACTTGATAGAGACTGTGAGTTCCTGGAAGCAGAGGGAATAATGGACTACAGTTTTCTCATTGGCCTTCATTTTCGTGATGATTACTCATCGGATGAAATGAAAAGTTCGCCTAATGAATTGATTTCAG GCAAGAGAGACATGCAAAATGATGACACACAGGACATGAGATGGATACCCATAGGCCG GGGACCTCTAATCCGGCTGGGAATTAACATGCCAGCAAGAGCGGAGAGAGTTTGTAAAGCTGGATTGGATCAGCAGCAAACTGGAAGTAGCAAATCTACCCCTTCAGAGAGTAGTGGTGAGATCTCTGATGTAATCCTTTATTTTGGCATCATTGACATTCTCCAAGATTATGATATTAGCAAAAAGCTAGAGCATGCATACAAGTCACTACAAGTGGACCCCACATCCATCTCAGCCGTTGATCCCAAGCTATATTCCAAAAGGTTTAGGGATTTCATACACAGAATCTTTGTGGAGGACAAATAA